In the Chryseobacterium sp. MYb264 genome, one interval contains:
- a CDS encoding HopJ type III effector protein, producing MMTEQLKNSPETIQFKEVIAFIDENYDFTPTKFTNGNTVNEENQNNGSCKVFSYAKLNDLSKEETLNLFGEFYREDVLKNPEGTDHQNIRNFMEFGWDGIAFEGEALSKK from the coding sequence ATCATGACAGAACAATTAAAAAATTCACCGGAAACGATTCAGTTTAAAGAGGTAATCGCATTTATTGATGAGAATTACGACTTTACCCCGACAAAATTCACAAACGGGAACACGGTGAATGAAGAAAATCAGAATAACGGTTCGTGTAAAGTTTTCAGCTATGCGAAACTGAATGATTTGTCTAAAGAGGAAACATTAAACCTTTTCGGAGAATTTTACAGAGAAGATGTACTGAAAAATCCTGAAGGAACAGATCATCAGAATATAAGAAATTTTATGGAGTTTGGTTGGGATGGAATTGCTTTTGAAGGTGAGGCTTTGAGTAAAAAATAA